The Candidatus Deferrimicrobium sp. DNA segment GCACAGCAAGGGGGGGAAGTTCCGCATTTCCGTCATGACGGGGGCTTCCACCAGCAGCGAGCTCGACGGTGCGCTGGCGATGGTGGACGGGATCGAGCTGCGGATGCCGTACAACTCCGACCCGATCGCGCGGGAGAAGATCAATTACGGAAAGATGGAGTACTTCGACTTCCACCTCGGGTCGGTGGCACAGTACGTCAAGTGCGGATTTTTCGGCGAGATCGACCTGGCCATCATCGAGGTCTCCGGTGTCACCGAGGACGGGAAGCTGATCCCCTCCACCTCCGTGGGGAACAACCAGGCGTTCATCGACGCGGCGCGGGAAGTCATCCTCGAGGTGAACAACTACCATCCGCTGGAGCTCGAGGGGATGCACGACGTCTACGAGCCGGAAATGCCGCCGAACGTGAAGCCCATCATGATCTGCAAGCCGTCCGACCGGATCGGCACGCCGTACCTGGCGTGCCCGCCGGAGAAGATCAAGGCGATCGTGGAGACGAACCATCCCGACCGGACGACGGTGTTCAAGGAGCCGGACCAGGACAGCAAGGCGATCTCGGGGCACATCCTGGACTTCCTGCGCCACGAGGTGGCCAAGGGGCGGATCCCGAAGAACCTGCTGCCCCTGCAGTCGGGCGTGGGGAACGTCGCGAACGCGGTCCTGTACGGGCTGCTCGACTCCGAGTTCGAACACATGACCGTCTACACCGAGGTCATCCAGGACGGGATGCTGGCCCTCATCGACGCGGGGAAGGTCGACTTCGCCTCCTCCACGGCGTTCTCCGTCTCCCCGGACATGGTGGAGAAGTTCAAGAAGAACATCAACGCCTACAAGGACAAGATCCTCCTGCGGCCCCAGTCCATCAGCAACCACGTGGGGGTCATCAAGCGGCTGGGCGTGATCGCGATGAACGGGTGCGTGGAGTTCGACCTGTACGGGAACGTGAACTCCACCCACGTCAACGGGACGCGGATCATCAACGGCATCGGCGGCTCGGGGGATTTCGCGCGGAACTCCTTCATCTCCATCTTCACCACCCCCTCGGTGGCGGGGAGGAACGGAACCATCTCCTGCGTCGTGCCGATGGTGTCCCACGTGGACCATTGCGAGCACGACGTGGACGTGGTCGTCACGGAGCAGGGGTTGGCGGACCTGCGGGGGACCTCGCCCAAGCAGCGCGCCGTCCAGGTGATCGATAAGTGCGTCCACCCCGATTACCGGCCGATGCTGAAGGATTACTACGAGCGCGCGCTGAGGAGTTCTCCGGGAAAGCACACGCCGCACCTGATCGACGAGGCGTTCGCGTGGCACCTCCAGTACCAGCGGACCGGGTCGATGAAAGGGTGACGGGGCTATAATGTGGGGGAGACGACGGTTTCATCGTCCGGGGGTGGAAGATGAAGCAGGTGCCGCGCGTCAACAAGGCGGAGTGCATCTCCTGCGGGGTGTGCATCGATACGGTGCCCGCGGTGTTCCGGTTCGATGAGGAGAACAAAGCCGAGGTGTACGATCCGGACGGCGCCGATGCGGCGGCGATCCAGGAGGCGATGGACCTTTGCCCCGTGGCCTGCATCTATTGGGACGAGTGACGGTCAGCGGTACGGTTGCGGGGGTCCCCCCGGTTCCAATTCCTCCGCCGTCGGGATCGCGCGGGCAGATCCGTCCGGGTTACGCATCACTTTAACCCGGTCCCCGACGCGTACCGGCGGGTCGATCCCTTGGACGAAGGCGATCGTCCTTCCCGTGTCCATGCGGATCGTGATCTCCAGGCCGGGCTGTTTCGTCGCGGCCTCCTCCACCGCGCTCCCCGCAAGCCCCCCGACGATCGCACCTCCGACCACGCCGATGGTGGTTCCGGCGCCCCTCCCGACACCGCTCCCCAAGGCTCCTCCGAGCACGCCTCCCGCCACCGTTCCCACACCTGATTTCGTCCCCTCGATCAGGACCTGACGAACATCGATGACCTCGCCGTACTCGATGGTCTGGATCCTCTGGGCGCGTTCCCGCGAGTAGACGTCCCCGGACATGCTTCTCGGTGCACAACCGGCCATGGCGACCGTCAGCAGAACCGCCGTGAGCCCCCAAAAGGTTTTCATGGTCGTCCCCTCCGTGCGTTCTCTTCCCTCTACGCTAATTCTAATACTAAGACGTTTTTCGCCGTCGGAAATTCGATGCCGCCATTCCAGGCAGTTACCTCTTTCCCCACCAGGCTCTCAGCCGGTCGGCGATCACCTTCTCGTGGCCCGCCTCGGACGGCTCGTAGTACCTGCGGCGGCCGAGCGTTTCGGGGAAGTAGTTTTCCGGGACGAAGGCGTCCGCGAAGTCGTGCGGGTATTTGTACTCCTTCCCGTACCCCAGATCCTTCATCATCCGGGTGGGGGCGTTCCGCAGGTGCAGCGGCACCGGGGCGGCCCCCTCCGTTTCCGCGTCCCGCGTGGCCTTCTGCCAGGCGGTATAGACCCGGTTGCTCTTCGGGGCGGTCGCGAGGTACACGGCCGCCTGCGCCAGCGCGAGCTCCCCTTCGGGGCTCCCCAGCGTCCGGTACGTCTCCGCCGCCGCCAGCGTGATCTGCAGCGCCCCCGGCGCGGCGTTGCCGATATCCTCCGAGGCGAACCGGATCATCCTGCGGGCGACGTAGAGCGGGTCCTCTCCCGCGGAGAGCATCCGCGCCAGCCAGTAGAGGGCGGCGTCGGGGTCCGACCCCCGCAGGCTCTTGTGGAGCGCCGAGATCAGGTTGTAGTGTTCCTCCCCGTCCTTGTCGTACAACAGCGCCTTCTTCCGAAGCGCCTCCTCCGCCGTTCCCATGTCGACGTCGGCAAGCCGCTTGTGGTCCGCGATGGCGACCGCCGCCTCCAGCGCGTTCAGCGCCACCCGGGCGTCGCCGTCGGCCACCGCGACGATGTGCCGCAGCGCATCCGGGGCCAGGAACGCTTCCGGTTTCCCCAATCCCCGGTCCGCATCGGTCAGCGCCCGCCGGAGGATCGTTTCGAGGTCCGAGGTCAGCAGGGGAGACAGGACCAGCACGCGGCAGCGGGAAAGGAGCGCGCTCCGGATCTCGAAGGACGGGTTCTCGGTGGTGGTCCCGAACAGGGTGACGGTGCCTTCCTCGACGAACGGCAGCAGCGCGTCCTGCTGCGCCTTGTTCCACCGGTGGATCTCGTCGATGAAGAGGATGGCGGGGCGGGATGCCGCCGGAACGCCGGCGGCGCGGGTGCGCTTCAGCTCGGCCAGCGCCTCGCGGATCTCCTTGATGCCCGAAAGGACGGCGGAGTAGGGAAGGAAGACGGAGTTCGTTTCCGCCGCGATGATCCGGGCGAGCGTCGTCTTCCCGGAGCCCGGCGGTCCCCAGAAGATGAGGGAGGGCAGCGGGAGCGCGGAGAGGACGGAGGAGAGGAATTTCCCCTCCCCCAGCAGCTCCTCCTGCCCGACGAAGTCGGAGAGGAGGGCCGGACGCATCCGGTCGGCGAGGGGCGCGATCATCACCATATCCTTTTCTTCCGATATAGTACCAGACCCCAGCGGGGAAGGTATTGATCTTACGGGATATCGGGGAGTTAAGAGAACGGGGCGGAAAAAGAAGGGCGGGGTGGGGAGCCCCGCCCTTCCGGCACGCTATCTGATGGGCGGCTACTTCATCAGCCGCCACGTGCCGTAGCCGAGCATTCCGACCAGGCCGCTTCCCAGCAGCGGTAACGTGAAAGGGGGCACGTGGGGCGGCTGGGAGGATTTGAAAAAGTACACGATCCTGTTCGATTTCATAAAGTCCCGATGATAAGCGACAAGGTTTTCGGCGGCTTTCCAGCAGCCTATGAGTGAGTCATCAATTACGTTTACAAGCGTGGTTAAGGAAAAGTCAGTTGGTTGATGATCCCCCATGGAAAAACCGACCAAAAGGCTGAGAAGGAGAGCGCCGATGATCAATTTCATGGTTTCACCGATTCCTCCGAATATCTCACTCAATCCTTTGCAAATTCAGAGCCGATGTATGGGATCGGCATTTTTCCCTGAAATCAATAGCAATAAAACTGTCAGGAATTACTCTCATCGCGAAAAATGTGCCTTATTGAGAATAATGTTTGTTTGGAATACCGTTATTCGGGAGAAATGGTCAGCCAGATGGTGACCGTGAACTAAAGGGGAACCACAACAAGAGAGAGGCGCCGAGTCAGTAGCCGTAACATCGGATTCGGCCTGACGCAGCGCCTGCTTCGAGCGCCTTGGCGGTGGTCAGGACTTACTTCCTGGTCGCCACAGCGCAGGTGGGGGCGGCTATACCGCCCACAAATCAATTATCACCTCTCCGGGACTGGGAATCAATC contains these protein-coding regions:
- a CDS encoding replication-associated recombination protein A — encoded protein: MIAPLADRMRPALLSDFVGQEELLGEGKFLSSVLSALPLPSLIFWGPPGSGKTTLARIIAAETNSVFLPYSAVLSGIKEIREALAELKRTRAAGVPAASRPAILFIDEIHRWNKAQQDALLPFVEEGTVTLFGTTTENPSFEIRSALLSRCRVLVLSPLLTSDLETILRRALTDADRGLGKPEAFLAPDALRHIVAVADGDARVALNALEAAVAIADHKRLADVDMGTAEEALRKKALLYDKDGEEHYNLISALHKSLRGSDPDAALYWLARMLSAGEDPLYVARRMIRFASEDIGNAAPGALQITLAAAETYRTLGSPEGELALAQAAVYLATAPKSNRVYTAWQKATRDAETEGAAPVPLHLRNAPTRMMKDLGYGKEYKYPHDFADAFVPENYFPETLGRRRYYEPSEAGHEKVIADRLRAWWGKR
- a CDS encoding ferredoxin; translation: MKQVPRVNKAECISCGVCIDTVPAVFRFDEENKAEVYDPDGADAAAIQEAMDLCPVACIYWDE
- a CDS encoding succinate CoA transferase, which gives rise to MSSELLQAMDAIRERTDLSIEELVGLIARWTPAVAARQSRHKVTEIPTERTIRYYVSAGLIDRPLRYEGTRALYGFRHFLQALSIKALQARYFPLRKVRSVISDRTSLELEGVLLRMEGEPQMEAEATPEEEERISAAADAAVNLVVGEKKRFGKPLKDTTKRSEEMMRGQRVRNKELRERITYATDAAELIKNGYKVGMSGFTGSGYPKLVPQALAEHILREHSKGGKFRISVMTGASTSSELDGALAMVDGIELRMPYNSDPIAREKINYGKMEYFDFHLGSVAQYVKCGFFGEIDLAIIEVSGVTEDGKLIPSTSVGNNQAFIDAAREVILEVNNYHPLELEGMHDVYEPEMPPNVKPIMICKPSDRIGTPYLACPPEKIKAIVETNHPDRTTVFKEPDQDSKAISGHILDFLRHEVAKGRIPKNLLPLQSGVGNVANAVLYGLLDSEFEHMTVYTEVIQDGMLALIDAGKVDFASSTAFSVSPDMVEKFKKNINAYKDKILLRPQSISNHVGVIKRLGVIAMNGCVEFDLYGNVNSTHVNGTRIINGIGGSGDFARNSFISIFTTPSVAGRNGTISCVVPMVSHVDHCEHDVDVVVTEQGLADLRGTSPKQRAVQVIDKCVHPDYRPMLKDYYERALRSSPGKHTPHLIDEAFAWHLQYQRTGSMKG